A single genomic interval of Psychroserpens sp. NJDZ02 harbors:
- a CDS encoding Dps family protein yields the protein MTLNTLGLDTQKTKELAEQLNQLLANFQIYYQNLRGIHWNIRGKNFFDLHVKFEELYTDANMKVDLIAERVLTLGETPLHTFDDYIKSSKVPVGHNVSKDDNAVALIVTSLTELLKLERHILETAGEANDEGTNSMISDFISEQEKTIWMMNAWLGKSL from the coding sequence ATGACACTAAATACATTAGGACTAGACACTCAGAAAACGAAGGAATTAGCAGAACAACTAAATCAGTTGTTAGCTAATTTTCAAATATATTATCAAAATTTAAGAGGTATCCATTGGAATATTAGAGGGAAAAACTTTTTTGACTTACATGTTAAGTTTGAAGAGTTATATACGGATGCCAATATGAAAGTAGATTTAATTGCAGAGCGTGTATTAACATTAGGAGAAACGCCATTACATACTTTTGATGATTATATAAAATCGTCTAAAGTGCCTGTTGGACATAATGTGTCTAAAGATGATAATGCAGTGGCATTAATAGTAACGTCTTTAACAGAATTACTAAAACTAGAGCGTCATATTTTAGAAACTGCTGGAGAGGCAAATGATGAAGGAACAAACTCCATGATTAGCGACTTTATCTCTGAGCAAGAAAAAACCATTTGGATGATGAATGCTTGGTTAGGAAAAAGCCTATAA
- a CDS encoding DUF4442 domain-containing protein — MKISPSKLNTFTMLKLPSAYLCGVRTKVLNDEQCITTVKHRWINQNPFKSMFWAVQGMAAEFSTGAMMIMKIKASGKKISMLVTTNNATFTKKATGRITFVCNDGNKVDDALAEAIKTGEGQTLWMQSVGTNADGVVVSTFNFEWSVKVKS; from the coding sequence ATGAAGATATCTCCTAGTAAACTCAATACATTCACAATGCTTAAGTTACCATCAGCCTATTTGTGTGGTGTGCGTACAAAAGTATTAAATGACGAACAGTGCATAACAACGGTAAAACATCGATGGATTAATCAAAATCCTTTTAAATCTATGTTTTGGGCAGTTCAAGGTATGGCAGCAGAGTTTTCTACTGGTGCGATGATGATAATGAAGATTAAAGCGTCTGGTAAAAAAATATCTATGTTAGTTACAACTAACAATGCCACGTTTACAAAAAAGGCAACAGGTAGAATAACGTTTGTATGTAATGATGGTAATAAAGTAGATGATGCTTTAGCTGAAGCCATTAAAACTGGTGAAGGTCAAACACTTTGGATGCAATCTGTAGGTACAAATGCAGATGGGGTAGTCGTTTCTACTTTTAATTTTGAGTGGTCAGTAAAAGTAAAAAGTTAG
- a CDS encoding cytochrome-c peroxidase → MKKVSLIILGLVSLFSCSKSTEQESYVPIPLQLELPSNFPDIAYNLDNNPITEAGFELGKKLFYEGKLSSNGAIACAFCHEQAFAFTHHGHTLSHGVNGAIGLRNAQPMQNLAYQTSFMWDGAATHLDFQPIIPLTSELEMGETLSNVIVKLQQDSYYQEQFEKAFDDGEINSENMLKALSQFMVMMVSSNSRYDKYVRNEDNVTLTTMELDGLNTFQNKCSGCHSSDLFTDQSFRNNGLPVNPQLDDKGRFNILEDPNDLYKFKVPSLRNIEVSYPYMHDGRFTTLEVVLDFYDANVVDNRNVDPALLRADGTYGISLTDYEKESLIAFLKTLTDTQFLEDERFAEY, encoded by the coding sequence ATGAAAAAAGTAAGCCTTATTATATTAGGCTTGGTATCTCTGTTTTCTTGTTCTAAAAGTACAGAACAGGAGAGCTATGTGCCAATACCTTTACAGTTAGAATTACCATCTAATTTTCCAGACATCGCTTATAATTTGGATAATAATCCGATTACAGAGGCCGGTTTTGAGTTGGGGAAAAAGTTGTTTTATGAAGGCAAATTATCTTCTAATGGTGCTATCGCTTGTGCTTTTTGTCATGAACAAGCCTTTGCGTTTACACATCATGGACATACCCTAAGTCATGGTGTTAATGGGGCGATTGGACTTAGAAATGCCCAACCCATGCAAAATTTAGCATATCAAACCTCTTTTATGTGGGATGGTGCGGCAACACATCTAGATTTTCAGCCCATTATACCTTTAACTAGTGAGTTAGAAATGGGAGAAACATTAAGTAATGTGATTGTCAAGTTGCAACAGGATAGTTATTATCAAGAACAATTTGAAAAAGCCTTTGACGATGGCGAAATTAATAGCGAAAACATGCTAAAAGCCTTATCACAGTTTATGGTAATGATGGTGTCTTCAAACTCTAGATACGATAAGTATGTAAGAAACGAAGATAATGTGACCTTAACAACTATGGAACTGGATGGCTTAAATACATTTCAGAACAAATGCTCTGGATGTCACAGCTCGGATTTATTTACCGACCAATCGTTCAGAAATAATGGACTACCTGTAAATCCACAATTAGACGATAAAGGCCGTTTTAATATCCTAGAAGATCCAAATGATTTATACAAATTTAAAGTGCCAAGTCTTCGTAATATAGAAGTGTCGTATCCATATATGCATGACGGACGATTTACTACATTAGAAGTTGTTTTGGACTTTTATGATGCTAATGTTGTAGATAACAGAAATGTAGATCCAGCACTATTAAGAGCTGATGGTACTTATGGTATCTCACTTACCGATTACGAAAAAGAAAGTTTGATAGCTTTCTTAAAAACATTAACAGATACTCAATTTTTAGAAGATGAGCGTTTTGCAGAATATTAA
- a CDS encoding TIGR00266 family protein, which yields MYQKKGASNSSLNAHEIDYEIFGEEMQYVEIELDPEEGVIAEAGSFMMMDNGIKMETIFGDGSQNDTGFLGKIFGAGKRLLTGESLFMTAFYNNLTGKRKVSFASPYPGKILAIDLLEHNGKFICQKDAFLCAAKGVSVGIEFSKKLGRGLFGGEGFIMQKLEGDGLTFVHAGGTLAKKVLKRGDTLRVDTGCIVGFTQDVNYDIEFVGGIKNTIFGGEGMFFAKLQGPGIVYIQSLPFSRLAGRVLQSIPSGGKTKGEGSILGGLGNLLDGDNRF from the coding sequence ATGTATCAAAAAAAGGGAGCATCTAATAGTAGTTTAAACGCACACGAGATCGATTATGAGATTTTTGGTGAAGAAATGCAATATGTAGAGATTGAGTTAGATCCAGAAGAAGGTGTTATTGCGGAAGCAGGAAGCTTTATGATGATGGATAATGGTATTAAAATGGAAACCATTTTTGGGGATGGCTCTCAAAATGATACGGGCTTTTTAGGAAAAATATTTGGTGCAGGTAAACGTTTGTTAACCGGTGAAAGTCTTTTTATGACTGCGTTTTATAATAATCTTACAGGAAAGCGTAAGGTTAGTTTTGCATCACCTTATCCTGGAAAAATTTTAGCAATAGATTTATTAGAGCATAACGGTAAATTTATTTGCCAAAAAGATGCTTTTTTATGTGCAGCAAAAGGCGTTAGTGTTGGAATCGAATTTAGTAAAAAATTGGGTCGCGGCTTATTTGGTGGCGAAGGTTTTATTATGCAAAAACTAGAAGGTGATGGTTTAACTTTTGTGCATGCTGGCGGAACTTTAGCCAAAAAAGTACTAAAAAGAGGAGACACATTAAGAGTGGATACAGGTTGCATTGTTGGGTTTACACAAGACGTAAATTATGATATAGAGTTTGTTGGAGGTATTAAAAACACCATTTTTGGTGGGGAAGGTATGTTTTTTGCAAAATTGCAAGGTCCAGGTATTGTTTACATCCAATCGTTACCTTTTAGTAGATTAGCAGGACGTGTTTTACAGAGTATTCCTAGCGGTGGTAAAACTAAGGGAGAAGGTAGTATTTTAGGTGGTTTAGGGAATTTGTTGGATGGTGATAATCGCTTTTAG
- a CDS encoding PadR family transcriptional regulator: protein MKIENTKAQMRKGVLEYCILSVLKDEDAYVAEILGTLKDAKLLVVEGTIYPLLTRLKNAGLLSYRWEESTSGPPRKYYGLTETGHLFLKELTTTWNELQNAVNIVTSIKSTNNE from the coding sequence ATGAAAATAGAAAATACAAAAGCACAAATGCGAAAAGGTGTTCTGGAATACTGCATCTTATCAGTCTTGAAGGACGAAGATGCTTATGTTGCTGAGATCTTAGGCACACTTAAAGACGCAAAGTTGCTAGTTGTAGAAGGGACTATATATCCTTTATTAACACGACTTAAAAATGCAGGATTACTCAGCTACCGTTGGGAAGAATCCACTTCAGGGCCACCACGTAAATATTACGGCTTAACAGAAACAGGTCATCTTTTTTTAAAGGAATTAACCACGACTTGGAACGAATTACAAAATGCAGTAAATATAGTAACATCAATTAAATCAACTAACAATGAATAA
- a CDS encoding PspC domain-containing protein produces the protein MNKTVNINLAGIFFHIDEDAYLKLQRYLEAIKRSFTDSQGRSEIIADIEIRIAELFSERMKTDRQVISNTEVDDVITIMGQPEDYLVDDEIFEDEPEHKSYSKSSSYSKSKNVNSKKLFRDTENSYVGGVCSGLAHYFNIEVIWVRLIWVLLIFGAGTGVFLYILLWVFIPEATSTADKLTMTGEEVTITNIEKKIRDGFDSVTENVKNIDFQKHADKFKEGFEQASDSFSESVKKIDTNKIKSSSQSFFESLGGVISSLLKIVSKFIGIALVVSCVAGIIALAIGLIFGTFFDADFTFFTSDFVRTYDGTDGLFWLFPVLIFIVSVIPIIFFIYLGLKILIKNLKPMGSVAKYSLIGLWIMAVIGLAIVGTKQGLSYKEQASDIKTQQLTNIKTNDTLVLSMNYNDTFAERFIRDFGLQHTNDDNGNDVVFSQGIRLIVKSTKDNVAKLRVKKSARGINFDKAKNRAKNINYNYTLVDNNLILDNYFTVPKNEISRDQEIELTLYLPEGSILYAEESTYNYHKNNTHYYNDILNNGMEEQHLLVKHAKLECLDCDTDNNEENNNKQSNTTTQDDAIIVVNEDGLVAKTKNLDVIINDEGAKASTENVKVTINEDDGINITSNKDNK, from the coding sequence ATGAATAAAACAGTCAATATAAATTTAGCAGGTATATTTTTTCATATAGATGAAGATGCGTACTTAAAATTACAGCGCTATCTTGAGGCTATAAAACGTTCATTTACGGACTCTCAAGGGCGTTCTGAAATTATAGCTGATATAGAAATAAGAATAGCAGAATTGTTTTCTGAACGCATGAAAACAGACCGTCAAGTAATTAGCAATACAGAAGTCGATGATGTTATTACCATTATGGGACAGCCGGAAGACTACCTTGTTGATGACGAAATTTTTGAAGATGAGCCTGAGCACAAAAGTTACTCGAAATCAAGCTCGTATTCAAAATCTAAAAATGTAAACTCTAAAAAACTATTTAGAGATACTGAAAACAGTTATGTTGGTGGTGTTTGCTCTGGATTAGCACATTACTTTAATATCGAAGTTATTTGGGTCAGGTTAATTTGGGTACTCTTAATTTTTGGAGCAGGAACAGGTGTGTTTTTATACATCTTACTATGGGTTTTTATTCCAGAAGCGACGTCTACTGCAGATAAGTTAACCATGACTGGAGAAGAAGTCACCATTACAAACATCGAAAAAAAAATTAGAGACGGGTTTGATAGTGTAACAGAAAATGTAAAAAATATAGATTTTCAAAAACATGCAGACAAATTTAAAGAAGGGTTTGAACAAGCCTCTGATAGTTTTTCCGAATCAGTAAAAAAAATAGATACTAATAAAATTAAATCAAGTAGTCAATCGTTTTTTGAAAGCCTAGGCGGTGTGATTTCATCTTTATTAAAAATAGTTTCAAAATTTATCGGTATCGCATTAGTTGTATCCTGCGTTGCTGGTATCATAGCCTTAGCCATTGGCTTAATTTTTGGAACCTTCTTTGATGCTGATTTTACATTTTTTACGTCCGACTTTGTAAGAACATATGATGGTACCGATGGCCTCTTTTGGTTATTCCCTGTCTTAATATTTATAGTAAGTGTAATTCCTATTATTTTCTTTATCTATTTAGGTTTAAAAATATTAATAAAAAACTTAAAACCAATGGGTAGTGTTGCTAAATACAGCTTAATTGGTTTATGGATCATGGCCGTTATTGGATTAGCTATTGTTGGTACAAAACAAGGTTTAAGTTATAAAGAGCAGGCTTCAGACATCAAAACACAGCAATTAACTAACATTAAAACTAATGACACTTTAGTCCTTAGCATGAATTACAATGATACATTTGCCGAGCGTTTTATAAGAGATTTTGGTCTACAACATACAAATGATGACAACGGTAATGATGTCGTATTCTCTCAAGGTATCAGACTAATAGTTAAGTCGACAAAGGATAATGTCGCTAAGCTTAGAGTCAAAAAATCTGCTAGAGGTATCAACTTTGATAAAGCTAAAAACAGAGCTAAAAACATCAATTATAATTACACGCTAGTAGATAACAACTTAATACTAGATAATTATTTTACAGTGCCTAAAAATGAAATATCAAGAGATCAAGAAATTGAATTAACCTTATACCTACCAGAAGGAAGTATTTTATATGCCGAAGAAAGCACCTATAATTACCACAAAAATAATACCCATTATTACAACGACATTTTAAATAATGGAATGGAAGAGCAACATTTATTAGTAAAACACGCCAAATTAGAATGTTTGGATTGTGACACAGATAATAATGAAGAAAACAACAATAAACAATCTAATACAACCACTCAGGACGACGCTATCATAGTCGTTAATGAAGATGGTTTAGTCGCAAAAACCAAAAATTTAGATGTCATCATTAATGACGAAGGCGCCAAAGCAAGTACAGAAAACGTCAAAGTAACTATTAATGAAGACGATGGCATTAACATAACAAGTAACAAAGACAATAAATAA
- a CDS encoding MbnP family protein, with translation MKLVKYTFALLACAVITACSSDDDTASEDLSNQSGSLTLKYDNGVGDQDFIFGTSYSKSNSESFKLNTLKYIISNVRLMDANGNIFEYPTEDNAFIIDESDGNNAGEIWVTLDNVDAADYVSVTFGVGIDQERFALGAEGQGAFLELADEEEMMWSWATGYKFVRLDGTYSTSTMTDQPLNVHMGSVGTALDNYREVTLDFPNTVLVRADKTPEVHIEADIAKVFDGSTAVNFADGYDQVHTDADKTAVIATNISTMFEVHHVHND, from the coding sequence ATGAAATTAGTCAAATATACATTTGCACTTTTAGCGTGCGCAGTAATTACAGCATGTTCATCAGACGATGATACTGCTTCAGAGGATTTATCTAATCAGTCAGGATCACTTACTTTAAAATATGATAATGGTGTAGGAGATCAAGATTTTATCTTTGGCACATCTTATAGTAAATCTAATTCTGAGTCATTTAAATTAAATACTCTAAAATATATTATTAGTAATGTAAGGTTGATGGATGCAAATGGAAACATTTTTGAATATCCAACAGAAGACAATGCGTTTATTATAGATGAATCAGATGGTAATAATGCAGGAGAGATCTGGGTAACTTTAGACAATGTAGATGCTGCAGATTATGTGTCTGTCACTTTTGGTGTTGGTATTGATCAAGAAAGGTTTGCTCTTGGTGCAGAGGGACAAGGTGCATTTTTAGAACTAGCAGATGAAGAAGAAATGATGTGGAGCTGGGCAACAGGCTATAAATTTGTTAGATTAGATGGTACGTATTCTACAAGTACAATGACTGATCAACCTTTAAATGTGCACATGGGTAGCGTTGGGACAGCTTTAGATAATTATAGAGAGGTAACTTTAGACTTTCCTAATACAGTTTTAGTAAGAGCAGATAAGACTCCAGAAGTACATATTGAAGCAGATATAGCCAAAGTCTTTGATGGTAGTACTGCTGTAAACTTTGCAGATGGCTATGATCAAGTACATACAGATGCAGATAAGACAGCAGTAATCGCAACAAACATATCTACTATGTTTGAAGTACACCACGTACATAACGATTAA
- a CDS encoding hydrogen peroxide-inducible genes activator — protein sequence MTITQLSYVLAVAENQNFTKAAQKCFVTQPTLSMQIQKLEDQLDVLIFDRSKKPIELTEVGKKIVTQARNIVNESYRIQDIVDQEKGFIGGEFRLGIIPTIMPTLLPMFLNNFVKKYPKVKLKIEELTTEEIITRINDGHLDAAIAATPLENETIKERVLYFEPFVAYVPQNHRLRDKKTLETSDLEIDDMLLLEDGHCFRDGVINLCKAFKNQNDDKFQLESGSIETLVKLSNEGLGMTLLPYLHTLDLNEKAKQNLHYFAEPSPAREVSLIYHKSELKMQIIEALRDVIAGVVRGAIAFQNVQIISPIQKK from the coding sequence ATGACTATTACTCAATTATCATATGTTTTGGCTGTAGCCGAAAACCAAAACTTTACTAAAGCTGCACAAAAATGTTTTGTAACGCAGCCTACTTTAAGTATGCAAATTCAGAAATTAGAGGACCAATTGGATGTTTTAATTTTTGACAGAAGTAAAAAGCCAATTGAGTTAACGGAAGTTGGTAAAAAAATAGTCACGCAAGCCAGAAATATTGTAAACGAATCCTATAGAATACAAGATATTGTTGATCAAGAGAAAGGGTTTATTGGAGGTGAATTTAGATTAGGTATCATACCTACAATTATGCCTACTTTATTACCTATGTTTTTAAATAACTTTGTAAAAAAATATCCTAAAGTTAAACTTAAAATTGAAGAATTAACGACAGAAGAAATCATAACACGTATTAATGATGGGCATTTAGATGCTGCAATTGCGGCAACACCTTTAGAAAATGAAACCATTAAAGAGCGTGTTTTATATTTTGAACCTTTTGTTGCATACGTCCCACAAAACCATAGATTAAGAGACAAAAAAACCTTAGAAACATCGGATTTAGAAATTGATGATATGCTGTTATTAGAAGATGGGCATTGTTTTAGAGATGGTGTTATCAACCTTTGTAAAGCGTTTAAAAATCAAAACGATGACAAGTTTCAATTAGAAAGCGGAAGTATTGAAACGTTAGTAAAACTATCTAATGAAGGTTTAGGGATGACTTTACTACCTTACTTACACACTTTAGATTTAAACGAAAAAGCAAAACAGAACCTGCACTATTTTGCAGAACCTTCTCCTGCTAGAGAAGTTAGTTTGATATATCACAAAAGTGAACTTAAAATGCAAATCATTGAAGCGTTAAGAGATGTTATCGCAGGTGTTGTTAGAGGCGCCATTGCTTTTCAAAATGTGCAAATCATTAGTCCCATTCAAAAAAAATAA
- a CDS encoding DUF4870 domain-containing protein: MITNHQKNLATFIHLSTFSRFIFPFGNIIAPIILWIANKDKSDFIDTHGKQAINFQFSILLYAMIIGILTIPFFAFSLFNHLDILDFHAFEGIHINISDPSPLFYIGGSLGLLAVIGFILELIFIINASLKAKDGQEYQYPLTIEFIK, translated from the coding sequence ATGATCACCAATCATCAAAAAAACCTAGCCACTTTTATTCATTTATCGACTTTTTCTCGATTTATATTTCCATTTGGAAACATCATTGCTCCAATCATATTATGGATTGCTAATAAAGATAAATCGGACTTTATTGATACACATGGTAAGCAAGCTATTAATTTTCAGTTTAGCATTTTATTATACGCTATGATTATAGGCATACTGACCATTCCTTTTTTTGCTTTTAGTCTATTTAACCATTTAGATATTTTAGATTTTCATGCGTTTGAAGGTATCCATATCAATATTAGTGATCCTTCTCCCCTATTTTACATTGGTGGAAGTTTAGGATTATTAGCTGTTATTGGATTTATATTAGAACTAATTTTTATTATCAATGCTAGTTTAAAAGCGAAGGATGGACAAGAATACCAGTATCCCCTTACCATAGAATTTATAAAATAA